In Magnetococcales bacterium, a single window of DNA contains:
- the mutM gene encoding bifunctional DNA-formamidopyrimidine glycosylase/DNA-(apurinic or apyrimidinic site) lyase, with product MPELPEVETIRRGLGPLVVGREVVGITVRRGDLRWPVPEGVLGERWVGARVRGISRRGKYLLFETGDGAVMIHLGMSGVLRVVERGVSPGRHDHLDFLFDQGLLLRLTDPRRFGSVLWLEQPLLEHPLLNHLGPEPLEGDFTGAYLYGRSRGRRVAVKNFIMDAKVVVGVGNIYAAEALFRAGIHPGVASGEVSKVRWNRLVMVVKEVLQEAIEQGGTTFRDFRSSEGKPGYFAQKLAVYGREGQGCFTCGGEIREIRLGNRASCFCPGCQK from the coding sequence ATGCCTGAACTGCCGGAGGTGGAAACCATCCGCCGGGGGCTTGGGCCTTTGGTGGTGGGGCGGGAGGTGGTGGGGATCACCGTGCGCCGGGGGGATTTGCGCTGGCCGGTGCCGGAGGGGGTACTTGGGGAGCGGTGGGTGGGGGCCAGGGTGCGGGGGATCTCCAGGCGGGGCAAATATCTCCTGTTCGAGACCGGGGATGGCGCTGTGATGATTCACCTGGGGATGTCGGGGGTGTTGCGGGTGGTGGAGCGGGGTGTTTCCCCTGGCCGACACGACCATCTGGATTTTCTGTTTGATCAGGGTTTGCTATTGCGCTTGACCGATCCCCGGCGTTTTGGCTCGGTGCTGTGGCTGGAGCAGCCATTGCTGGAGCACCCTCTTTTGAATCATTTAGGGCCGGAGCCTCTGGAGGGGGATTTTACCGGGGCCTATCTATATGGTCGTTCCCGGGGGAGGAGGGTCGCGGTGAAAAATTTCATCATGGATGCCAAGGTGGTGGTGGGGGTGGGCAACATCTATGCGGCGGAGGCGCTATTTAGAGCCGGGATTCATCCGGGGGTGGCGAGTGGGGAGGTTTCCAAGGTGCGCTGGAATAGGCTCGTGATGGTGGTGAAAGAGGTGCTGCAAGAGGCGATTGAGCAGGGGGGCACCACCTTTCGGGATTTTCGCTCCAGCGAGGGCAAGCCGGGCTATTTTGCGCAAAAGCTGGCGGTGTATGGGCGGGAGGGGCAGGGGTGTTTTACCTGTGGCGGGGAGATCCGGGAGATTCGCTTGGGTAATCGGGCCTCCTGTTTTTGTCCGGGATGCCAGAAATGA
- a CDS encoding cyclic nucleotide-binding domain-containing protein produces the protein MSVSEPVFRLLGTLPLFNTFNEREKRRIASLDHIFMRFSSNEIIFKEGATDQSFHILISGSVRITRNDLPNKALAHLSPGAIFGEIAFLTGRRRGTNVIANDSVITMKLDHQTLHRMNPTLREGIKNQLIELLANRVNQLNDSLIKRAKVDGSAYPVND, from the coding sequence GTGTCCGTGTCGGAACCCGTCTTTAGATTGCTGGGAACACTCCCTCTTTTCAACACCTTCAACGAGCGCGAAAAACGCCGTATCGCCAGCCTCGACCATATTTTTATGCGTTTCAGCAGCAACGAAATTATTTTCAAGGAAGGGGCCACCGATCAATCATTTCATATCCTGATCTCCGGCTCCGTGCGCATCACCCGCAATGATCTACCCAACAAAGCCCTCGCCCATCTGAGCCCCGGCGCCATCTTTGGCGAAATCGCCTTTCTCACCGGTCGCAGGCGGGGCACCAACGTCATCGCCAACGATTCTGTCATCACCATGAAGCTGGATCACCAAACCCTCCACCGCATGAACCCCACCCTGCGGGAAGGGATCAAAAACCAGCTGATCGAACTCCTGGCCAACCGGGTCAACCAGCTCAACGACTCCCTGATCAAACGCGCCAAGGTTGACGGATCCGCCTATCCCGTCAACGACTAA